The Streptomyces sp. V4I8 genome includes the window AGGCGAGGACCGGGGCGCCGGCCGACATCGCCTCGACGAGGATGATCCCGAAGCTCTCGCCGCCGGTGTTGGGGGCGACGTACAGGTCGACGCTGCGCAGGAAGCGGGCCTTGTCCTCGTCGCTGATCATGCCGAGGAACTCGACGCGGGAGCGCAGCTCGGCGGGCAGGGACTCGACCGCTTCCTCCTCGTCGCCGCGGCCGGCCACCAGGAGCCGGGTCTGCGGGCGGGCGGCGAGGATCCTCGGCAGGGCCTTCATCAGGACCGGCAGGCCCTTGCGGGGCTCGTCGATGCGGCCGACGAAGCCGATCGTGTCGCCCTGCCACTCGGGGTTGGGCTCGGCCTTGGCGAAGAAGTCGACGTCGACGCCGTTGGGGATGACGACCGCGTCGCCGCCGAGGTGTTCGACCAGCGTGCGGCGGGCGTACTCGCTCACCGCGATCCGGGCGCTGATCTTCTCCAGGGCCGCCTGGAGGATGGAGTAGGCCGCGATCATCGCCCGGGAGCGCGGGTTCGACGTGTGGAACGTCGCCACGATCGGGCCCTGGGCCGCCCAGCAGGTCAGCAGGCCGAGGGACGGCGAGGCGGGCTCGTGGATGTGGATGACGTCGAACCCGCCGTCATGCAGCCAGCGGCGCACCCGGGCCGCCGAGAGGAAGCCGAAGTTCAGCCGGGCGACCGAGCCGTTGTACGGGACCGGGACGGCGCGGCCCGCCGAGACCACGTACGGCGGGAGCGGGGTGTCGTCGTCGGCCGGGGCCAGCACGGACACGTCGTGGCCGAGCCGGACGAAGTACTCGGCGAGGTCGCGGATGTGGAACTGGACGCCGCCCGGCACGTCCCAGGAGTACGGGCAGACGATGCCGATCTTCACGGACGCTCTCCGTCCGAGCCGTCACCCGGTCGTGGTTCCAGGTCGGCGAGCCACAAGCGCTGGAGCATGTGCCAGTCCTCCGGGTGTTCGGCGATCCCTGTGGCGAAGGCATCGGCCAGCGCCTGTGTCATGACAGACGTCTTCTCGGCCCGGGTACCTGCCTCGGGTACCTCGATCGGGGGATGCACGCGCCCGTGCATGACGGGCGACTCGTCGTACCAGAGCGTGACGGGGAGCAGCAGCGCCCCGGTCTGCTGGGCCAGCAGCGCCGGGCCGGCGGGCATCCGGGCCGTGTCCCCGAAGAACTCGACCTCGACGCCGGACGCGGACAGGTCACGGTCGGCGACCAGGCAGACCAGGCCGCCGTCGCGCAGCCTGCGGGCCAGCGTGCCGAAAGCGGTTCCGCCGCTGTGCGGCA containing:
- a CDS encoding glycosyltransferase family 4 protein, which codes for MKIGIVCPYSWDVPGGVQFHIRDLAEYFVRLGHDVSVLAPADDDTPLPPYVVSAGRAVPVPYNGSVARLNFGFLSAARVRRWLHDGGFDVIHIHEPASPSLGLLTCWAAQGPIVATFHTSNPRSRAMIAAYSILQAALEKISARIAVSEYARRTLVEHLGGDAVVIPNGVDVDFFAKAEPNPEWQGDTIGFVGRIDEPRKGLPVLMKALPRILAARPQTRLLVAGRGDEEEAVESLPAELRSRVEFLGMISDEDKARFLRSVDLYVAPNTGGESFGIILVEAMSAGAPVLASDLDAFAQVLDQGAAGELFTNEDADALAEAAVRLMEDPARRAELRERGSVHVRRFDWSTVGADILSVYETVTAGAAAVAADERTGGGGGLRARWGLARD